A window of Sutcliffiella cohnii contains these coding sequences:
- a CDS encoding alpha/beta hydrolase, translating to MKRYYRQVIVLFTILFSYVFIVGLLFSNIVMYIRKKTTEEIIEREKNLGHYKEDEYASLPKKPLNIASPFGYNIYGELIKVNDSNRYMIFCHGVTQNTYNSIKYMNIFLKRGWNAVIYDHRRHGKSGGKTTSYGYYEKHDLKAVVDWVKKRQGPESIIGIHGESMGASTLLLYAGGMEDGADFYIADCPFSDLEEQLAYRLKVEYKLIPKYAIMPIAKTFLRIRDKYNLKEVSPISVIENIEKPILFIHSEPDDYIPKVMTEQLFEKKKGLKKLYLAPKGQHAMSYSENREEYEKMVDEFLQEIGYH from the coding sequence ATGAAGCGGTACTATAGGCAAGTAATAGTATTATTTACAATTCTTTTTTCTTACGTGTTCATTGTTGGTCTGCTTTTTTCTAACATTGTTATGTATATACGAAAAAAAACAACGGAAGAGATAATTGAGCGAGAGAAAAACTTAGGGCACTATAAAGAGGATGAATATGCTTCATTACCAAAAAAACCTTTAAACATTGCTTCACCTTTTGGCTACAACATATACGGTGAATTAATTAAGGTAAATGACTCTAACCGATACATGATATTTTGCCACGGAGTAACTCAAAACACATATAATTCTATTAAGTATATGAATATTTTCTTAAAACGTGGTTGGAATGCCGTCATTTACGATCATCGTAGACACGGAAAGTCTGGAGGAAAAACAACTAGTTATGGCTATTATGAAAAACATGACTTAAAAGCGGTTGTAGATTGGGTGAAAAAGAGGCAAGGACCAGAAAGTATAATTGGTATTCACGGTGAATCAATGGGCGCATCTACGTTACTTTTATATGCTGGTGGAATGGAAGACGGTGCGGACTTTTACATCGCCGATTGTCCTTTCTCCGATTTAGAAGAACAATTAGCCTACCGTTTGAAGGTTGAATATAAGTTAATTCCTAAATATGCAATTATGCCAATCGCAAAAACATTTTTACGAATTCGAGATAAATACAATTTAAAAGAAGTCTCTCCAATTTCAGTAATAGAAAATATAGAAAAACCAATACTATTTATCCATAGCGAACCAGATGATTACATTCCAAAAGTCATGACAGAGCAATTATTCGAAAAGAAAAAAGGCTTAAAAAAGCTCTATTTAGCACCAAAAGGCCAACACGCCATGAGTTATAGCGAAAACCGAGAAGAATATGAGAAAATGGTAGATGAATTTTTACAAGAAATCGGTTACCATTAA
- a CDS encoding cold-inducible protein YdjO-related protein has product MAFGRRNQMEIPKPPDVEKNVLSCEGDDCNGWMREEFASEDELCPLCGGSMKKEIRTLPEIDKNNNFYGR; this is encoded by the coding sequence ATGGCATTCGGTAGAAGAAATCAAATGGAAATTCCCAAACCGCCTGACGTAGAAAAAAATGTACTATCCTGTGAAGGTGACGATTGCAACGGTTGGATGAGAGAAGAATTTGCTTCAGAAGATGAGCTATGTCCATTATGTGGTGGTTCGATGAAAAAGGAAATAAGAACTCTTCCTGAAATTGATAAAAATAATAATTTTTATGGTAGATAA